ccaagtcttgaatatttgatatgtatttagctgaaaagagttctgaatactctgtagaatatacagcttttatacactgatgtctgtggacacagaaaaaaaaagaattaccagtgctgaagagtttctcacctaaggtatatttttaaggatgcaggggatgcaaaggggacagttgctcacttggggaagtccaatgaaatgttaagaacagatctaatttcttagtccttcttggtaggatatgaactgtgggcttgttgtgaattcaaggaaatctgcgcatctttttttgtagtttttctgtggtgagttttttctttgaaatctctccgtgctgtctgtcataatgacatacattattaatactgttattttttttatccacttcacatctgaccaaaccattcaagcaattgttaaatttaacagagttactagatttttcactctgtagtcaaacccatgacatttattaactgggtttttttagttatttactgtccagattttaacagaaggagagctgcaggtatcggacaaagaacggcacacgcagctggagtagatgtttagagacatcgcgaccattgtcgctgacaaatgcgtgaatcccaaaacaaagaggccgtacacagtgatcgtcatagaaagagccgtgaaggacattcactactccgtcaaaccaaacaagagcacgaagcagcaggtctgttttcttgcaaaatcggtttcaggtcagaggtggtggcttcaagtgtaatttctctgtttgcagccacagagggatcagcaaagccctgggggctgaattctgcagagtgattcttcatccagccggtggttgaatgctggatgcaaacagctgctgaaactcgtgcagtttgttttctaacaattcagggaagggagaaagaaagaaagaaactaattaaagcagcaacagtgatacgcctggaacagaaagaaaagttttgtcctttagtttgattgaggtaataaatcaggccttgcatctgagccacatgttggtttgcagtataagtgctatttaagatttcagacgggttttttaagcgttggagggatcacgaataacaagaactctgcctttccttgttaatctaccaaagcagcattcgagcaaactccctgcagcgctgacaaaagtgtcagaagctgatgcgaaggatttgaggttttggtctgtgtgatggttttcaagcaggtgtgtaaatgctctttgtttttaacacctttgtaggcactggaagtgatcagacagttaaaggagaccatgcaaatcaaacgtgctcacatgaggctgcgatttattcttccagcaagggaggggaagaaactgaaagagaagctcaaggtgctgattaaagtgattgagaatgaagatttccaccaacagttagaaattgtaagcgataaagcctggcaactgtgtgggggtgttatttttctctgctaaagtggctgaagcatttcaaagggtttccccagctgtgcttggcagagagctaaagccagatgcctttctctgatgtctgcatcacccaagacacttcacttttggttttccaccaagctgagtggtgcagtcgaggcactggagggaaggggtgacatccagagggacctggacaggctgggggggtccatgtgaatcttgtgaaattcatccaggccaagtgcgaggtcctgcacctgggtcagggcaatacccagtaccagcacagactgggggagggagggagggtcagacggatgggcagcaaccctgtggagaagggctggtgggtaacaaaagggccataagctggcagtgtgctcttgcagcccagaaagccaagtgtgtcctgggccacatcaccagcaggtggagggaggggatgcttccccctctgctctgctctcctggggccccccagagaactgagtccagctctggggtccccagcacaagacagacatggaccccagggggtctgtccctctgtcaccagtgctgcctcaggccctccagcattttagaacgatgctaaaacccagcctgtggctggcaatgccaacccaggcgatgtgatggtgagttttgacccacacatatattaaccctcctaaaaccaacatggaaatggcagatgtttgtgcctccttgtgtggaagcagctctggctgcctcgtcccacatcccacccttgcagctccaggacagaccccacactggtggccctgcctgcatctcccgtcccagaacagccaaaggagctgcttgttttggcctccagctggctgatttagcctggttccctttctccatgagtgataaaacccggtgctgaggctccggtgtcagtcccagcctgtgcctatccttcgttgtgtgtcatttcatgtgattttgatcacatccttgaaaacaaaaacaaacctccaacgcactcaacgtcagccctcccagggcagagatatttccgcgtggtgaacgctcccgtgcaaattctcccgtgtcctattttaggtttctcaccggcagcggctgcagacaactgcgctggagctcctgtcaagcctttggcagtggttgttgtggaaggaataagggtctctcagggcagaagaggaaatctctcctttccttccctgggctgtgtcacccccccacctgccacctaatgaaaccccaatggcatcagccctttccctcccctgcatttcttaatttattccttacattattaattttcctatattggagggcaccgtgcaacctttctttttccagtgtttgggaatgtgtgtgctcccctgcgcactggtggcgtcaccatcattggaggggttggacagatgcagagatgaggttctcagggacatgggttagtgctaggggtgggttatggttggattccatgatcttgagggtctcttccagccaaaataattcaatgattttatgacctccatcatggggacgccccgacatgggctctactgccccatggcccccatggggtggggacagtgccctactgtgccccatgcagctcccctgcccagtgcaggcaggctgtcccaggcagggctgtcctgtgtggctcaggggtcactttggcagagggatgctcctgaccctgctgctgccttcctggttggttgtattttggtgttttcttactctagaaacccaggcattgcctctggtgtcttcccactcgctcctgtacctttttgccacttgtcacatccatttccacgggcgcctctcccgggccaggctaagacagcggcagtcagtccgattgcacccagtgttgtctcccgggcaggagctcgctggtggggtgacgtcttctcctcgcctcgcagacatggtgaggagttgggatgcggtgtctgaacacattcagggaatgctcatgataaagcagttggcctttatcttctgctcacaacttaacagtttcaggagacctgaaattcctgtgttgctgcgtgtcgttgctcttcccctcctttcaaggcagctaaagcatctcagtgttcccttgcatctggcaaacaggccacagaccggattctccaaaaactgagatggaaaaatggagtccagctttgtcagagagaagtcttcaacacgttttgtggcttctctgttggccagagtgcaaagaccagaccaagagcctgaaacaactggcaccaggggaggttttaggtgggatataggggacaatttcttcctgaaaagggctgtcgggcattggaacaggctgcccatggcagtggtggagtcaccatccctgtatgtcccttgggacagccgtgtcatagaatcacagactcattttggttgggaaagaccctcaagatcattgagtccaaccgttaacccagccctggcactaacccacgtccctgagaacctcatctccgtctgtccaaccctccagggatggtgaccccaccactgccctgggcagcctgttccaatgcctgacagccctttggggaagaaattgttccccagatccaacctcaacttcccccggcgcaacttgaggccatttctgtttgtcttatcgcttgttacgcttagggtggtgagagcctggcccaggttggccagagaggcggtggatgccccgtccctggagacatcccaggccaggctggacggggctctgagcaacctgagctggtgacgatgtccctactcatggcagggggtgtggtgggttgcaacttgggcagcttttgcaacggatttgtggtgtctctgcacccctgtgcagttgtatggatgtgactgtccttggctgcaggatgctggaggaggagctgagggcaaaactgcagtccgaagaggcccggcgagaccggtcgcgagcccagctgctgaagaacgaggagcttctccttgaatttgaaaacagaatcgaccgcctcctcttccatctgcacggcatcaccgtgcctggccaggtattcacccagtgctgggtggcgcagtgacacagcgcagtgacacttggcgcagccaccgtcaccccaggtggctcattttgcccaccaaggtggttctctccgtctccaggatgattctctcctgtcccggggggtggaggagaagctccagtacctgggccagaagctgcagtacctggcacagcgggcggcccacctgccccctgagtgcaagatcctggataagagcaacgagatacgtgggatgtccatccctgctggggtcttcggggacccgcagcaggctcctcctgatggcccatcccaagtgtcccccagggggacatcaagggcacctctt
This is a stretch of genomic DNA from Patagioenas fasciata isolate bPatFas1 chromosome 19 unlocalized genomic scaffold, bPatFas1.hap1 SUPER_19_unloc_1, whole genome shotgun sequence. It encodes these proteins:
- the LOC139826649 gene encoding ribosome maturation protein SBDS-like — translated: MFRDIATIVADKCVNPKTKRPYTVIVIERAVKDIHYSVKPNKSTKQQALEVIRQLKETMQIKRAHMRLRFILPAREGKKLKEKLKVLIKVIENEDFHQQLEIDAGGGAEGKTAVRRGPARPVASPAAEERGASP